The Neobacillus sp. PS3-34 genome has a window encoding:
- a CDS encoding MaoC/PaaZ C-terminal domain-containing protein, with protein MLLGKKRKLGRRIEEMSVGEKLSFTEKIEDKDLLLYLGLTDDANPLYIQHDYASQTPYQKPIVPVIMLTGMITSAVSKYLPGPGSHILSQELEFPKPVYHYATIEFLFEVTDVNKKNHSVEINVSAVNEKNEQVIIGKIKVCPPFRLEGMDAKALDNF; from the coding sequence ATGTTATTAGGAAAGAAAAGAAAGCTTGGCAGAAGGATTGAAGAGATGTCAGTTGGTGAAAAGCTTTCTTTTACAGAAAAGATAGAGGACAAGGATCTTCTGCTTTATTTAGGGTTAACTGATGATGCGAACCCTTTATATATTCAGCATGATTATGCATCACAAACTCCCTATCAAAAACCAATTGTTCCGGTTATCATGCTGACAGGAATGATCACCTCAGCCGTTTCTAAATATCTTCCCGGACCAGGCAGCCATATATTAAGTCAGGAGCTGGAGTTTCCAAAGCCGGTTTATCACTATGCAACAATTGAGTTCTTGTTTGAAGTGACCGATGTAAATAAAAAGAATCATTCCGTTGAAATTAACGTATCAGCTGTTAATGAAAAAAATGAACAAGTCATTATCGGAAAAATAAAAGTTTGTCCGCCATTCCGCCTGGAAGGAATGGATGCAAAAGCTCTTGATAATTTTTAA
- a CDS encoding DUF441 domain-containing protein, giving the protein MISESFLFLMLLLGIGLVAKNQSLLIAIAVLIFIKLLGLEAKTFSYIQSKGINWGVTIITIAVLAPIASGEIGFRDLSGAFKSPIAWIALLSGIAVALLAKGGVSLLSEDPQITTALVLGTILSVSLFKGVAVGPLIGAGIAYTAMKIIEFIK; this is encoded by the coding sequence ATGATCAGTGAATCATTTTTATTCCTTATGTTATTATTAGGTATAGGACTCGTTGCTAAAAACCAATCCTTACTGATAGCGATTGCGGTATTAATTTTTATAAAATTGCTGGGGCTTGAAGCCAAAACTTTCTCCTATATACAATCTAAAGGAATTAACTGGGGAGTTACTATTATCACAATCGCTGTTTTGGCTCCCATTGCAAGTGGAGAGATAGGATTCAGAGACTTATCAGGTGCTTTTAAATCACCAATTGCCTGGATTGCACTCCTTTCAGGTATTGCAGTTGCCCTGCTGGCAAAAGGAGGGGTTTCATTGCTTTCTGAAGATCCCCAGATTACAACAGCCCTTGTTTTGGGCACAATCCTGTCAGTCTCCCTTTTTAAAGGAGTTGCTGTCGGTCCTTTAATAGGTGCCGGGATAGCCTATACCGCTATGAAAATCATTGAATTTATTAAATAG
- the pnpS gene encoding two-component system histidine kinase PnpS — translation MTKFRTRLLFALITLIISVLLGLGLLLGQLFKNYYLHSFDDRLKKESNLLSMHIVNNGGIALLDKQELIKTSRILETRITLSDNQGRILFDSGKTTGKNKSRHEQIIKKAVTKKSNKQSKLETSSGNELHYYGKPILLNNKITGYVFLSAEADELKKAYRQIWWLLSISLGLALIVIILLGFRITTRYTKPIESATHVAIELAKGNYRARTYEDRLDETGMLSASINVLARNLQEMVKAQEMQQDRLGALIENMGSGLILIDSRGYINLINRGYKEIFKANPADYLYQLYYEVVEHKEVCQLIEEVFMTEQKVSRQMHLPLAIERRYFDVYGVPIIGSDNVWKGVLLVFHDITELKNLEQMRKDFVANVSHELKTPVTSIKGFSETLLEGAMDDRSTLEAFLSIILKESDRLQSLIQDLLELSKIEQNGFILSVQEFDLLSTIEEVLTMLRGKAEAKSIHLDFECSKDSILIEGDAYRLKQVLINLITNAISYTPANGTVKITVQKKGDKIRIQVKDTGIGIEKKEIPRIFERFYRVDRARSRNSGGTGLGLAIVKHLVEAHHGKISVKSEVGSGSEFIIELYQAFPKEK, via the coding sequence ATGACCAAATTTAGGACTAGGCTGCTGTTTGCCCTTATTACTCTCATTATTTCCGTTCTGCTTGGGTTAGGGCTGCTGCTGGGACAGTTGTTTAAAAACTATTATTTGCACTCATTTGATGATCGTTTGAAAAAGGAAAGCAATCTTTTAAGCATGCATATTGTAAATAACGGCGGTATTGCTTTATTGGATAAACAGGAATTAATAAAAACCAGCCGGATACTGGAAACGAGGATTACTCTATCTGATAATCAAGGAAGAATATTATTTGACAGTGGTAAAACAACTGGAAAAAATAAAAGCCGCCATGAGCAAATTATAAAAAAAGCAGTAACAAAGAAGTCAAATAAGCAAAGTAAATTGGAAACCAGCAGCGGAAATGAACTTCATTACTACGGGAAGCCGATTCTATTAAATAATAAAATAACTGGCTATGTTTTTTTAAGCGCGGAAGCGGATGAGCTAAAAAAAGCATATCGGCAAATATGGTGGCTCCTGTCGATCAGTTTGGGACTTGCATTAATCGTTATTATTTTGCTTGGATTCCGGATAACGACCAGATATACAAAGCCGATAGAGTCTGCAACACATGTAGCGATTGAACTTGCCAAGGGGAATTATCGGGCAAGAACATATGAAGACCGGTTGGATGAAACCGGTATGCTAAGCGCTTCCATTAACGTATTGGCGCGCAATCTCCAGGAAATGGTCAAGGCACAGGAAATGCAGCAGGACCGCCTTGGTGCTTTAATCGAAAATATGGGGAGCGGTCTCATCTTAATAGACAGCCGCGGATATATAAATTTGATTAACAGGGGCTATAAAGAAATTTTTAAAGCGAACCCAGCAGATTATTTATACCAGCTTTATTATGAAGTGGTTGAACATAAAGAGGTCTGCCAATTAATAGAGGAAGTTTTTATGACTGAACAAAAGGTAAGCAGGCAAATGCACCTTCCTCTGGCAATTGAAAGAAGATATTTTGATGTTTACGGGGTCCCCATTATCGGTTCAGACAATGTGTGGAAAGGTGTCTTACTCGTTTTTCATGATATTACCGAACTGAAGAATCTGGAACAAATGAGAAAAGACTTTGTGGCCAACGTATCCCACGAGCTAAAGACTCCGGTGACTTCGATTAAAGGATTCTCTGAAACGCTTCTTGAAGGTGCCATGGACGACAGATCTACGCTGGAAGCTTTTTTATCGATTATCCTTAAAGAAAGTGATCGTCTGCAGTCATTGATTCAGGATTTGCTTGAACTTTCGAAGATAGAACAGAATGGTTTTATCCTGTCCGTTCAGGAATTTGATTTGCTGTCCACTATTGAAGAGGTCTTAACCATGCTTAGAGGGAAGGCGGAAGCGAAAAGCATTCACCTGGATTTTGAATGCTCAAAGGACAGCATTCTGATTGAAGGGGATGCCTATCGCTTAAAACAGGTATTGATCAATTTGATTACGAATGCCATTTCGTATACTCCGGCCAATGGAACGGTTAAAATCACAGTTCAGAAAAAAGGGGATAAAATTCGTATTCAAGTTAAAGATACCGGAATCGGAATAGAAAAGAAGGAGATTCCGAGGATTTTTGAACGCTTTTATAGAGTTGACCGGGCAAGAAGCCGAAATTCAGGCGGAACCGGCCTTGGGCTGGCGATTGTTAAACATTTAGTTGAAGCCCATCACGGTAAAATTTCTGTAAAAAGTGAAGTTGGCTCAGGCAGTGAGTTTATTATTGAACTGTATCAGGCTTTTCCGAAGGAAAAGTAA
- the mdh gene encoding malate dehydrogenase, with translation MSLNRKKVSVIGGGFTGATTAFLLAQKELGDVVLVDIPQMENPTKGKALDMLEAGPVQGFDANITGTSSYEDTRDSDIVVITAGIARKPGMSRDDLVQTNQKIMKSVAQEIAKYSPNCFIVVLTNPVDAMTYTVFKESGFPKNRVIGQSGVLDSARFRTFVAQELNLSVKDITGFVLGGHGDDMVPLVRYSYAGGIPLETLIPKERLDAIVERTRKGGGEIVNLLGNGSAYYAPAASLVEMCEAILKDQRRVLPTIAYLEGEYGYEGIYLGVPTILGANGIEKVIELELTEEEKAALDKSAESVRGVMAVLA, from the coding sequence ATGTCATTGAATCGCAAAAAGGTTTCAGTTATTGGCGGAGGATTTACAGGGGCAACAACAGCATTCCTGCTTGCTCAAAAAGAGCTTGGGGATGTAGTGCTAGTTGATATACCGCAAATGGAAAATCCAACAAAAGGTAAAGCGCTAGATATGCTTGAAGCAGGTCCTGTACAAGGCTTTGATGCTAATATTACTGGTACTTCAAGCTACGAAGACACTCGTGATTCAGATATTGTTGTCATTACAGCAGGGATTGCGCGAAAGCCAGGCATGAGCCGTGATGATTTGGTGCAAACAAACCAAAAAATCATGAAAAGCGTTGCACAGGAAATCGCAAAGTACTCTCCAAACTGCTTTATCGTTGTATTGACCAATCCAGTCGATGCAATGACATACACAGTGTTCAAAGAGTCCGGATTCCCTAAAAACCGTGTAATCGGGCAATCAGGTGTACTTGATTCTGCACGTTTCAGAACTTTTGTTGCACAGGAGTTAAACCTTTCTGTGAAGGATATAACTGGATTTGTTTTAGGTGGACATGGGGATGATATGGTACCGCTTGTCCGTTATTCGTATGCAGGAGGCATCCCTCTTGAAACATTGATTCCAAAGGAACGTCTTGATGCAATCGTTGAGCGCACCCGTAAAGGTGGCGGAGAAATCGTTAACCTACTTGGTAACGGAAGTGCCTACTATGCGCCAGCAGCTTCTCTTGTAGAAATGTGTGAAGCGATTTTAAAAGATCAGCGTCGCGTTCTTCCAACCATTGCTTACCTTGAGGGAGAATATGGATACGAAGGTATTTACCTTGGAGTTCCAACAATTCTGGGTGCAAATGGAATTGAAAAAGTAATTGAGCTTGAATTGACTGAAGAAGAAAAAGCTGCTTTGGATAAATCCGCAGAATCTGTTCGCGGAGTTATGGCAGTATTGGCATAA